One genomic segment of Brachionichthys hirsutus isolate HB-005 chromosome 13, CSIRO-AGI_Bhir_v1, whole genome shotgun sequence includes these proteins:
- the hepacam2 gene encoding HEPACAM family member 2 has product MSLQGKMLGATGRTALCVCSVLLILTEASSEFIHVPSLVHHGIEGTPMFLSVESRFPLDEVEMQGTWSHTKPSGTRAMLVTFTKEAAIIGMMYRNHLLFKQPNISLLLWKLNQEDEGDYQLNLNIKFHNKTGLVIKEERTVQVTVDVPVSVPVIKKSPSYAVIEDKANVTWTCSVEKGTRVVFQWQRDNKVLSPTDRYHFSKDYSTLLVSPVRKDDKGTYHCVASNSISQGRPSRAMELNVFYGPYNLEVNSGQGLRTGEVFTINPGELVFFECRADSNPPNTYIWISKSHNTTQVITEGPHLEVRSYRLAQAEEYMCRAFNNVTQKQDEAQFTLVVASLGTGKERHTQEGSPVSPLAAITVCSLFIIGCMLLFFIRRSCNPKRVLMSIYKRPLAEQKRPHRSGHEDATEDFGIYEFVSIPGKMESAQASCRSLARLESVQDMHTTIYDVIRHVPETPSHSLLN; this is encoded by the exons ATGTCCCTACAGGGTAAGATGCTGGGGGCCACAGGAAGAACTGCGCTTTGCGTCTGCTCTGTGCTCCTCATCCTAACAG AAGCCAGCTCCGAGTTCATCCACGTCCCGTCATTAGTCCATCATGGTATTGAAGGGACGCCCATGTTCCTGTCTGTTGAGTCTCGATTCCCATTGGATGAAGTGGAAATGCAGGGAACTTGGTCCCACACAAAGCCAAGTGGCACTAGAGCCATGTTGGTCACATTTACCAAAGAGGCAGCAATCATTGGCATGATGTACCGAAACCATCTCCTTTTTAAACAACCCAACATTTCTTTGCTCCTCTGGAAACTAAACCAGGAGGATGAAGGCGATTATCAGCTGAACCTCAACATAAAGTTTCACAACAAGACAGGGCTGGTGATCAAGGAGGAGAGAACTGTGCAAGTAACAGTTGACG TCCCTGTGTCTGTTCCGGTCATCAAGAAGAGCCCATCCTATGCAGTCATCGAAGACAAGGCGAACGTAACTTGGACTTGCTCAGTGGAGAAAGGAACACGAGTTGTGTTTCAGTGGCAAAGGGACAACAAAGTGCTCAGTCCGACTGATAGATACCACTTCTCCAAAGACTACTCCACACTGCTAGTTAGTCCTGTGAGGAAAGACGACAAGGGAACCTATCACTGTGTGGCCAGCAACTCCATCAGCCAGGGTCGACCCAGCAGAGCCATGGAACTCAATGTGTTTT ATGGCCCTTATAACCTGGAGGTCAACTCGGGCCAGGGCCTGCGGACAGGAGAAGTGTTCACCATCAACCCCGGAGAACTGGTCTTCTTTGAATGCAGGGCTGATTCTAACCCGCCCAACACCTACATCTGGATCTCCAAGAGCCACAACACAACCCAGGTCATCACCGAGGGCCCTCACCTGGAGGTGCGCTCCTACCGATTAGCTCAGGCCGAGGAGTACATGTGCCGTGCCTTCAACAACGTGACGCAGAAACAGGACGAGGCCCAGTTTACACTGGTGGTGGCCAGTTTGGGAACAG GGAAAGAGAGGCACACCCAGGAAGGCAGCCCTGTTTCCCCTCTGGCAGCCATTACTGTCTGTTCTTTGTTCATCATTGGCTGTAtgctgcttttcttcataaGGAGAAGCTGCAATCCCAAGAGAG TGCTCATGAGCATTTACAAAAG ACCGCTTGCAGAGCAGAAACGACCACATCGCTCAG GTCACGAGGATGCCACAGAAGATTTTGGCATCTACGAGTTTGTCTCCATACCTGGGAAAATGGAGTCTGCACAG GCCTCCTGCAGGTCCTTGGCTCGTCTGGAGTCTGTTCAGGACATGCACACCACCATCTATGATGTGATCAGGCACGTTCCTGAAACCCCCAGTCACAGTTTGCTGAACTGA